A region of Bacteroidales bacterium DNA encodes the following proteins:
- a CDS encoding DNA-binding protein has translation MNSVIVTTPEQLTAIIENAVNKILKCEKPKEPERDNLSGTKEAVQFLNQNGYEISSSLFTKQTAKGVIPCKRFHNRRLIFSKRELLNWAESKCVPVRNDEEIVLALAKSANRKLARR, from the coding sequence ATGAATTCGGTTATAGTTACCACTCCAGAACAATTGACAGCAATCATAGAAAACGCCGTCAATAAAATTTTAAAATGCGAAAAGCCAAAAGAACCTGAACGGGATAATCTTTCAGGCACTAAAGAGGCTGTACAGTTTCTGAATCAAAACGGCTATGAAATATCCTCATCCCTGTTTACAAAACAAACAGCAAAAGGAGTAATTCCATGCAAACGATTTCATAACAGGCGGTTGATATTCTCAAAGCGCGAGTTGTTGAACTGGGCAGAAAGCAAGTGCGTACCTGTACGCAATGACGAAGAGATAGTACTGGCATTGGCTAAAAGTGCAAACCGTAAATTGGCAAGAAGATGA
- a CDS encoding AAA family ATPase, with amino-acid sequence MNNSKGKIPQWQGNKTKPLLSVESLNDKLKELMGVAEYTVNAGIFKGKTVNRTIIEALRRPKPRELWRELWYEGELCILFADTNLGKSILAVEIADLISQKEKVIYFDFELSDKQFQIRYSDDMGNHYQFSDNLLRFEINTDGITTDDIEKQINEDMKKVIETTGAKIVIVDNLTYLSVETEKSKSALPLMKSLKTLKRKYGLSILCLAHTPKRNLSNPITRNDLAGSKTIINFCDSAVAIGESARDKSVRYVKQIKSRNSEIVYDAENIILYQILKKDDNFLKFEFIGYGIEREHLKEFSDNEMEERKKKVLEMKRQNISNRKIAEHFLVTEKTIRDWLKKYDYVHL; translated from the coding sequence ATGAATAATAGTAAAGGGAAAATCCCGCAATGGCAGGGAAATAAGACCAAACCCCTATTAAGTGTCGAAAGTCTTAACGATAAATTGAAAGAATTAATGGGTGTTGCCGAATACACAGTTAATGCAGGAATTTTTAAAGGAAAAACGGTAAACAGAACCATTATTGAAGCATTAAGACGTCCAAAACCGCGTGAATTGTGGCGTGAATTATGGTACGAAGGCGAACTATGTATCCTTTTTGCCGATACCAATCTGGGTAAATCAATCTTAGCGGTTGAAATAGCAGACTTAATCAGTCAAAAAGAAAAAGTGATCTATTTTGATTTTGAACTGTCGGATAAGCAGTTTCAAATCAGGTACAGTGATGATATGGGAAATCACTATCAATTTTCCGATAACCTGTTGCGTTTTGAAATCAATACGGATGGGATTACCACAGATGATATAGAGAAACAAATCAATGAAGACATGAAAAAAGTGATTGAAACGACAGGCGCAAAGATTGTCATTGTAGATAACCTGACTTACCTCAGTGTTGAAACCGAAAAAAGTAAATCGGCATTACCCCTGATGAAAAGTTTAAAAACTCTCAAACGTAAATACGGATTGTCAATATTATGTTTGGCACATACACCCAAACGCAATCTTTCCAATCCCATAACTCGGAACGACCTTGCAGGTTCAAAGACGATTATCAATTTTTGTGATTCGGCTGTTGCCATCGGAGAATCTGCACGTGACAAATCTGTACGATATGTGAAGCAAATAAAGTCTCGAAATTCAGAAATCGTTTACGATGCAGAAAATATCATCTTGTATCAAATCCTGAAAAAAGATGACAATTTTTTAAAGTTTGAATTTATCGGTTATGGTATTGAACGAGAACATTTGAAGGAGTTTAGTGATAACGAAATGGAAGAACGTAAGAAAAAAGTACTGGAAATGAAAAGGCAAAATATCAGTAATCGTAAAATAGCAGAACATTTTTTAGTTACTGAAAAAACAATCAGGGATTGGCTGAAAAAATATGATTATGTACACCTTTAA